The Carassius gibelio isolate Cgi1373 ecotype wild population from Czech Republic chromosome A19, carGib1.2-hapl.c, whole genome shotgun sequence genome segment CAACCAAACACCATCTGTTCCTCCATCATTGTGCctgcacacaaatacacattataTTAATCAGCATTTCTCAGATGATTGCATGCTGACCATGCAGCAGTGTCTTTGCCATTGACTGCCATAGTAGAcaattttttggggaaaaatagCATACGTGTTTACACATAATCTTATTAATGGCATTTGCCACTGGCGGGATAACTACTACAGATTGCTCATGCTTAATAGTTTTAAATCTTTAACTTTAGTGCATAACCTGTTCTGCATGATTTGTGCTTCAGACATGAACTGTGAACAAAACAACAGCACATCATTCATGTTTTCATCTATGGTCTCATAGCTTCTCAAATGAGTGAGAGAAAGATGACTAAATTCAAGCATGCTCAGGTAAAGGTATTATTTCATATCCCTGTACAGGATTTATTGCATGGCGAAATGTTGAGTCACTTCCCTTTGCCCGAAACATTATGCAGTCCCAAATGTGGAAAATTAGGTAACCAGTCACGGTTTATGACAAAAACCAGATGGCAGTCTTGGCCTGTAACATGACATGAAATACTGCCAGAAGACAAATCTGTTAATTTAATCAGTGGTTTTTGATTATCAGTTTAGTTCAGTTGCTGCTGCCATGAGACTGATTGTATTGACTGAAACTAACAAACATCACTATTTGAAATGCTTGCAACAACATGAAAAGGATTTGCCTAAAAACCGAAACGTCTATCATTCACTCACTGTcccaaacctgaatgagtttcattGCTCTGCTGAACCTAAAACAAGACGTTTAAAGAAAGCTGGTAACCACACCATTGATGTTCTTCATTGAcgtccaaattattattatttttttaattttgttttcccAATATGGAGGTCAGTGGGAAgtcttccaaatatcttcctttgtaaATCTTCCTGAGTACATGATATTCATTTTTgggggcgaactatccctttaaccagaCATGGAAATCACAGTCTTCTGGTAGCAAAATAGCCACTCaagtaaattaataatgaattggTTTGAATGTACAGTTACGGAGTAgaacaataaattaaaagaaaaatggaaaggCCTACAATCATCTTCATGCTAAAAGTTCTTGATGATAACAGAgaagatatatatgtataatatatagttATAACTCAGATTTGCTAGACAAATTAATAtgagagaagaggaaaaagacgcacacacacacacacacacattatttagcACTCCACATCAATTGGAAAACTGGCAAACGGAATCGTCTCCCCTTGTCTACATCATGTATGTTTGTATATCTGTACTTTCTTCTGCACTGGAAGCTCTCGCCACCAACACAAACAtcgtgtgtgtgtaaacatggcaataaagctctttctggcTTCTGATATACCTACACTTCTCCTtctgtataaacatttatttacaagCGTTATAATCACTACCATAGTCAAGCTTATAGTTATAGACCAAGGTCCACTCTCATCAGCAGCCAGCATCACCCGCAGTTACGTAACCGTCTCAATAAAACAAGAGCAGCCGTTACACCGTTCATCCCCAGCAGAAGACACTATTCAGATCATATATCCTTTTCTGATGATGCCTAATGAATGTCAATAGTTGCAAAATGAATAACAGTTCTGCCCCGTGTTTAAGCGTGTTGTTGTCTGAGAGAACTACATTATCCGGGAACCAGTGAGCGCAGCCAATGGGCGTCAAGAACTCGAGTGACGAGgtacatttgatcattttatgcGGGAACTTGACGTGAGCTGAGAAAACGGCGCGAGCGAGAGCTTTGACATCAAACCAGGATCGTTTTGTCTGAAGGTAGGTGTGCCTGCATTGCTACgccaaagtgttttttttctttttaaatgcttACGCTTTCTGTTAATTTGTGCGATGTTTCTGTATGCCTAGGATTATTGGAGTGTAGTAGGTTTATATATTTCTGTGACATGCATGATATGAAGTATTAATGGAGGCTTGCTTGCTTCTAGTCTAACACAGTGAGTTGTTATTCTTCACATTAAATCATGTTTTCAAGGTTTTGGTCACATTTAATTAAGTATTCAAATAAAACACGTCGTTGGTAATAGTATAATCTGATAAATATCCAAAAGTCACGAAGTCTCTGACATATATTACGATAAGTTGCCTCATGCATCTGAATGTTTAAAGATGGTCTTCCTGTTATTTTTGCACTGTGCTTTTGTTGCATTCAGTACGCGCTGTGCTGCACGAATGCTGTGTTTATGTGCCCTTAATATGCATCTGCGTTGAACCAGACGGTTGCAGGATGGAGTGCAGCGCGAATGATGGCAGGATGTTTTGTAGTGTGCTTGAGTTATCATGGAGCTGTAGAAAGAGCAGGGCGGAGCTGAGCGCGCGCGGTGTCTTTGTTTGGACCTGTTCTGACCTGTAAAAGCGCCTTTCTCTCGCCACTGAATACACTTCAATCTCTTGTGGCTCATTCTACAGCAGCAAGACGTTAAAATGGCATACTTCGTATAACGACAAAgtatacaacttttttttcagtttttttttcacaagtctGTGGTTTTCACATGCGCTGGCAGTTGGTCCTCGGgtcacgtgtgtgtgtttttgaagaaTACGCGccagtttttttccccccagcgAAACTGTAGCAAACATTTGCGCGCTAAATTCACAacatgtcctctctctctctctctctctctctctctttaattgGTGGGCTGTAGTTTAGGGACCCAGTTTATCGAAAAAAGGCACTGTTGGGCAAACTATTACTTTTCTTTAAATAAGGTGTAAGTGTTATATATCATGTATGCTGTTTATATAAAATCCCATAGGTCTGTAATATGTCCACTTTTAGATGTAGTTGTAACATTGAGTGCAGTCTGACAAGGATTATGTGTATACAGTGTatatagctgaattcaatgatgaactgcctttaactatcattttgcattattgagacactgttttccaaatgaatgttgttcagtgctttgacgcaatgtattttgtttaaagcactatataaataacgGTGATACAGTATTGTGTGGGACACTAATGTGGCTGATTTGGTTTTCAGGCATACGTCGAGCCGCCTCTAGTCTTCTGCAACAATGGCTGCTTTAGGTGGTAAGACCTGTATTTATACATGTGTAAGACATGTGACCGGATATATTTGTAGTAGTTGAAGCAGGGATGATCCcttaatattgcttgttttttagATATTCGTGTTAAGGAGCTGAACAAGCGTGCCTCGGGACAAGCTTTCGAGGTCATCCTTGGGAGTCCTGCTCCAGATGCCAAGACTGAGTTCCCTCTCTCTCCTGCTCCGAAGAAGGATCTTTCCTTGGAGGAGATCAAGAGGAAACTAGCCGCTGCAGAAGAGAGGCGCAAGGTGCGTACctatactgttattattattttttttctccatacatTTTCTCCAACATTCAAGGCATGCCAAGGTACATTTAAGTTTACGTAAAACTTGTTCTACAACAATAAATGTGGGTGTGTATAAGATTTTCTCCAGAGGTATTAAGATTCAttatacaaagtttttttttcattttcaacctgTTCCTGGAATAAACTTCTTGAATTGAGTGTTTTAAATCTGACAATAATgcatttaacaattattataatgttttttctttctctagTCTTATGAAGCGGGGGTTCTGAAACAATTAGCAGAGAGGCGGGAGCATGAGAAAGAGGTGCTTCAGAAAGCTCTAGAGGAAAACAACAATTTCAGCAAGATGGCAGAAGAGAAACTGAACCAGAAGATGGAAGCCAACAAAGAAAACCGTTCAGCCATCATGGCAGCCATGAACGAGAAGTTCAAAGAGAAGGTACAGGTGATGTGTTTTCATTGATGGGttttaatgatgataaaaatGATTAATACGTTCTGCTTCTATTTTAGGACAAGAAGCTGGAAGAGGTtcgaaaaaacaaagaaaacaaagaggTCCACTGtgaagaaaactgaaaaatgtgctATTAcagaggatgttttttttttacatatctaaagatttttttattttatttttctccacataagaggaaaaaaaattatatacagaaCAAACAAATGCAGCATTTGGTTTGGATCGAGGAATGATTTTACACTTTGATTGAACTCATGCCAGTAACCGTATTTCTTCATCTTTTGACGTGTATTTTTCGCTTTAAGCACACGACTGTTCTTTGTACGAGTTTAGACCGGATGTTGGAGGGCTTTACAtgtgaaatacaaaataagcaataCCTGTTGACATCTTTGACTGTTAACTTGTCAACGGTTGTACCAAATAAAAGAAGTACTTAAACTTGTGCTAGTCTTCAAGTGTTATAGTGTGAAAAATGGGTGGTGACTTTCAAAGCAATTCTTTTGCAGAGTATTAAATATTATGCATTATGACAAGTCGGTATTCATGTTGACTAAGTTAAAATTAGATCAGACTTTTGTTTTTTATCAAGTATAGGCTGAAGTTATGGATAGGTTTTAATGCCATTTCAGTGTCAGCTGATCTCAGAGGAGCAGATATAATATGGGTTGTGTCTCCCTCTAGTGTAGAAAGTGACTTTGTAactggcttttttttcttttttttagtttattgtaATTTGCTGAGCTGTTCCCTGCACACCTGAAAAatacaattacctttttttcagCCTTTAgtctgtatattaaatatatatttgaagaaTGTGGCTCACCAAACACTACgaggaagaaaataataataataaaactatggaagtcaatagctACCAGCAACTGGTTGCTcaccttttttaaaaatatattttgtgttcaacagaagaaataaactaagaaataaatgaagaacatgaggctgagtaaatacagttttcattttggggtgaactattaaatgttataaaccctttaaatgttaaaatgctttCAAGTGTCCTCAGTGTTGGATACCATTATAGGCCAGTTATGTGAAACTGAAGGAAATATTTAGCTGATCAGTATATAAGTACAattccatttttgttttattattaattggtGATAATTCGATTAATAATTACTAATTACTGTCAAATTACTCTCCGTCGGACTGCTGACATTAGCACGCACTCATTATGTCAGGTTTATAGTGGATTGGTCCTCTAATGCACACCAATGTGGTTTTAACGAGAAGTGAAGAAGAAATCGCATTCCTTGCCCTACACTTGTGTGTCTTTGTAAGTATATTCAATACATTTTCATGAGTGGAGTCAAAGGTCATGCAGACAATTGCTGGGGTCagtgttgtcagtgttgtgcaaCAGCGCTCTCGGCTTGCAGATATCACGAGGCTGTCTGGAGCAGTCCCCGCAGTGAATGAACTGGAGGCTATAATCACAGCACACTGTCACTTCAGCCTTATCTCCGGGCTCTTTCTCCAGTCTATTTACCTTTCCGCCACTCACTCCGACAGCAAACCTTTCAGATATCCTCTCAAAAGCTGGCATCCCCTCAGATTTCATTTCTTAAAGGTCAACTGGCATACATTTTACAGTCAAAAAACCTCAAAAAGAAGTCAAGTTGGCCCCACATGACCCAAATGCAGATATAGGAAGAACTACACACATCTGACAGCAATCTCATCTAATGACAGCAACAGTCCATCACTGACGTTACTGAGGCCTGGGCCGAACAGTGCAGAAACAGATTTCACAGTAAAGGAAAGGACACATCTTTTTAAAAGAGCGTTTAAGACACATATGCCACGTTCTGCCAGAAATGTGCTCTTATGGTATATGGTTTAGAAATGTCATTAAATTTAATATCTAAACTTAAAAGTCATGTGGTGtaagcataaaaaaaagaaaataataataataattattgtgggAGTTTTtgtatggaaagtaatgcgttacaatAGTTCGGTGTTACTGTTCTCTCATCTGAACTGGGCTTTGTCTTTTATATGAACAGTATATTTTTGGCAAAATCACGTCTGTGCAGTAGATGGCAGCTCAAAGAAACATTTCAAGTCAAATCACATTTATCTGTATTCTGCTTTATACAATGCTGATCGTGTCAAAGCAGTTTTAGTGATGACAGtgtgaaaacagtgtgtcaataatgctatAATTACACAAACACACTATGAGAGCTGCTATGTAAGTACTGGACATTTTCTCTCTTGCAGGGGTTAAAACTGCAGAGCAGGGTTTTAAATCCCAGTGTTAAaagcagtgtttaaaaaaagatgacAACCCTGGGTTAAGTGCAATGTGAAAAGACTTGGAGAGAAGGTTCATTTGgtccagtgagcagcagttgcAGCTCCATGCCATTTTgcacaagaaacaaaaaacatttcatgttaaATCTGGTTACAATACACTCACACAAGTAGGCGGCGGCTATCATATGTGACTGAGcatagaaagtgtgtgtgtgtgttgcatctTTGACCTTGTAAGCCCTTGTGAACTATTATATTGAGTTCCTGCAGTCTCAGCTCACATCTGTCCGAACACGGTCTCAGTGTGGGACTCGGCCAGAATTTAACGGCCTCTCTGAGCTCTGCCAGGTGCTTCACACTGCAGCACCTCAATTATGTTGTTTGCATTTTGTAGAAATACTTTGCATCCATAGTCACTGATGTCTGCTAATGTTTGCTAGCgctttcagccaatcactgtcACAACCATGAAAGCCTCCATAAAAATCATCTACAGCCATACATTGCTTACTGgtgcaaacataaacaaaactttGCCTTTATGTGTTTGGAATGAAATTGAGAAATCTACATAAATACATGTCATTACAGTAAGTGCACATCACGGTTATGGTTTGTTATTCACTAGATGAGGATGTGTCAGCTGTAAACTGAACATCAGCTCGACAAAAAGCCATAATGTCTGAGATCGGGATaggctgaaaaaaatatatagaagaaagttgtatataaaatatgaattttctGCCAATGATCATGTGAATGTCTTTGTAAGAATGCCATTCCTTCCTTTAAAGCGGAAGATGCTTTCTATAACACTCTCAAATCATGCCGATCATCATGTTTTGTTCATGTCATCTAGTGAtgacttttaaatgaaaagttgGACATATGTCACAATgctaaaaaaagttacaatttcaGAAATTAATGTTTCAATCAAAATTGACCTCAGATTCTTTTACTCTGAGGAAGAAAACCTGCAGGTCTCAGTCTGTTGGACCTCACGAAATACAAATGCTTCGCTCTGTCCTGAATGAAACACATGAGACTTGATAAGCACTAATGAATTCTTCTCCTGGTTATTAAAGCTGTTCCAGTCAGAATCTGCCCATTTGTCTGTGTCTTGCAAGGTGATGCCCACTTCCTTTAGCATTAATGATGTCTTCATCAATTACATATGGTTTGGCAAGGCAGCTGAACGTATGAATGAAATGCTGGCTGACAAAAGGTATAATGGGGTCTTGTTGGTGCTTATATCTAACTACGCTGAAGGCCTATAGACAAGGCTaaatgttttgcaattgcagttaAAGTGAATCCAGCTGAAGGTTAATCACAGGTGTAAGTATTTCAGACAAACACCTAtactggtgtatatatatatatatatttgtagacCGCTGTAGATCCACAAATGCATGCAgcgattttttaaaacatttttagtacGAAGACATACTGCAAATCCACAAATAGGTGGACTCCACCCACTGTCTGCTTAAGCCAATCAGATAACAGCCACATTTTGCTGACCAATTGTAGCACATTATTGCTATAGCCAATAACGTTTTGCTTTACAGTCAGGGTGGTCTTCATCTACATTGGCTCAAATAGCAAATATGAGGGCCAAAAAGATtgctagagtaaaaaaaaaaaagaaaacatggtgGACAAGAGGTCCAGTAACAGGTGCGAG includes the following:
- the LOC127935819 gene encoding stathmin isoform X1 produces the protein MAALGDIRVKELNKRASGQAFEVILGSPAPDAKTEFPLSPAPKKDLSLEEIKRKLAAAEERRKSYEAGVLKQLAERREHEKEVLQKALEENNNFSKMAEEKLNQKMEANKENRSAIMAAMNEKFKEKDKKLEEVRKNKENKEVHCEEN
- the LOC127935819 gene encoding stathmin isoform X2; translation: MAALDIRVKELNKRASGQAFEVILGSPAPDAKTEFPLSPAPKKDLSLEEIKRKLAAAEERRKSYEAGVLKQLAERREHEKEVLQKALEENNNFSKMAEEKLNQKMEANKENRSAIMAAMNEKFKEKDKKLEEVRKNKENKEVHCEEN